One genomic window of Bacteroidota bacterium includes the following:
- a CDS encoding Dabb family protein, which yields MRFLSILILGGVLLTGLLFFQMKKSETEAATLAKEVEMEMSAPDMSEAVRHVVVFKYKPEATEAQIQEITDAFKALEDQIPGIIGFEHGVNNSPEGLNQDFTHVYLMTFENEEARDTYLPHPKHAAFGEILMGSGIFDGAFVVDYTIAD from the coding sequence ATGCGATTTCTGTCCATCTTGATTCTAGGCGGCGTACTCCTGACCGGTCTGCTTTTTTTCCAAATGAAGAAGTCTGAGACTGAAGCTGCCACCCTTGCTAAAGAAGTAGAAATGGAAATGTCAGCCCCCGATATGTCTGAAGCTGTACGCCATGTTGTTGTTTTCAAGTATAAACCCGAAGCCACCGAAGCACAGATCCAGGAAATCACTGATGCTTTTAAAGCACTGGAAGACCAGATTCCCGGCATCATTGGTTTTGAGCATGGGGTAAACAACAGCCCGGAAGGGTTGAACCAGGACTTCACCCACGTGTACCTGATGACCTTCGAAAACGAAGAAGCCCGCGACACCTACCTGCCCCACCCCAAACATGCCGCCTTTGGCGAGATCCTGATGGGGTCGGGGATTTTTGATGGTGCGTTTGTGGTGGACTATACGATTGCAGACTAA
- a CDS encoding T9SS type A sorting domain-containing protein, whose translation MKYLRPILATTLLFVLVESATAQQFGHHLDWLKGPLDNVTIRESVIGMDESVYIWGSGKGAIDLDGPASSGQGGEQFLTEWKTILAKYDKHGKLTWFKIIYHTADLWHLNGVHSMAIGPHGDLYLVGKGEDSFDFDGPNITGQGGEIYFERDEIFIAKYNAQGWLSWVIQTTSTEGIGVDNSKNLKIQTGPYDDVFVFGGLGKGTVDFDGTTKTGQGGELTIPTGGFYTFLAKYNGISALQWVKRIRINDLFNYQELSVSNNNEPFIASKQSGPIDLDGPHITGQGGEMILDYDQLILAKFDTYGSFLWARKTASSSGFVNVLSVDASPDGAVYVVADILEWIDFDGPLTTGQGGEIQGGEDFADIWTYSILARYEADGTFGWVKLIKLNLGDSIPSIQAGSSGVYIAGDFRETMDLDGPDLDHPGSSATTSIGTSSAFVAKYLHDGSFNWAMVGSEMSTSRSLALTEPTEHLVYNGIFKNSFLFEGSTVGSQDDNWEQFIAKIDPTTLVGPGPPYSLTPIPLYEAESHVFIHPEDIVASLVDSQGDEMPVESAIFTAVTADEELEDELLMDGCQFLGLPALLDEETNGRVYTIHMAVTDRYGEIGEWQVPVHIIREGMEEAEQDETAFEAVVCSENETGKAQSKDDQLNLTRHAGLDPVSRKEPALTAYPNPFNPQTTVSLSLPSTQHVRVAVYDMLGRQVALIHNGMLDANQSHSFTFDAAKLRSGAYLVRVQGESFVQSRRISLVK comes from the coding sequence ATGAAATACCTACGCCCTATTCTTGCTACTACTTTACTTTTTGTCCTGGTAGAGTCGGCTACAGCCCAGCAATTTGGTCATCACCTTGATTGGCTTAAAGGGCCTTTAGATAATGTCACTATTCGCGAGAGTGTCATTGGAATGGATGAATCAGTTTACATATGGGGATCAGGCAAAGGAGCGATTGACCTTGATGGCCCTGCCAGTTCAGGACAAGGTGGTGAACAGTTCTTAACCGAATGGAAAACCATCTTGGCTAAATATGACAAACATGGAAAATTGACATGGTTCAAGATCATCTACCATACGGCTGACTTATGGCATTTAAACGGCGTACACAGTATGGCTATCGGGCCACACGGTGATCTTTATCTCGTTGGAAAAGGAGAGGATTCCTTTGACTTTGATGGGCCGAATATAACAGGCCAAGGGGGTGAAATCTACTTTGAAAGGGATGAAATATTCATTGCTAAATACAATGCACAGGGTTGGCTCTCATGGGTCATACAAACCACATCAACCGAAGGAATTGGCGTCGATAATAGTAAAAACCTAAAAATCCAAACAGGTCCATACGATGACGTCTTTGTTTTCGGAGGACTGGGAAAAGGTACCGTTGATTTCGATGGCACCACGAAAACCGGCCAGGGAGGTGAATTAACAATTCCAACAGGCGGTTTCTATACATTTCTAGCAAAATACAATGGGATTAGCGCACTGCAATGGGTCAAGCGCATTCGAATAAACGATCTCTTTAACTATCAAGAATTAAGCGTTAGCAACAATAATGAACCGTTCATTGCAAGTAAACAATCAGGACCGATAGACCTGGATGGTCCACACATAACTGGCCAAGGTGGTGAAATGATCTTAGACTACGATCAACTGATATTGGCGAAGTTTGATACTTATGGCAGTTTTTTGTGGGCCCGAAAAACCGCTTCATCCTCAGGATTTGTTAATGTACTTAGTGTTGACGCAAGTCCAGATGGAGCGGTATATGTAGTAGCAGATATCTTAGAATGGATAGATTTTGACGGCCCCTTAACGACCGGCCAAGGCGGTGAAATCCAGGGTGGAGAAGACTTTGCTGACATCTGGACCTATTCTATCCTCGCCAGATACGAGGCAGATGGGACGTTCGGTTGGGTTAAGTTAATAAAATTAAATTTGGGTGACAGCATACCATCTATTCAAGCAGGCAGCTCAGGTGTTTACATAGCAGGGGATTTTCGTGAAACCATGGATCTTGACGGCCCAGATCTAGACCATCCAGGTAGTAGTGCAACCACTAGCATAGGGACCTCCAGCGCATTTGTAGCCAAATATCTACACGATGGATCCTTCAATTGGGCCATGGTAGGTTCTGAAATGAGCACCTCCCGTTCGCTGGCGCTTACCGAACCCACAGAACACCTAGTATACAATGGTATTTTTAAAAACAGCTTCTTGTTTGAAGGATCAACGGTGGGTAGTCAAGACGACAATTGGGAACAGTTTATCGCAAAAATAGACCCTACCACATTAGTAGGCCCTGGCCCACCTTACAGCCTTACCCCAATCCCACTCTACGAAGCTGAATCCCACGTCTTCATCCACCCCGAAGACATCGTTGCCAGCCTGGTTGATTCACAAGGTGATGAGATGCCTGTCGAATCAGCCATCTTCACCGCCGTCACCGCTGACGAAGAACTGGAAGACGAGCTGCTCATGGATGGCTGCCAGTTCCTCGGCCTGCCGGCTTTGCTTGATGAAGAAACCAACGGCCGCGTCTACACCATCCATATGGCTGTGACTGATCGCTATGGTGAAATCGGCGAGTGGCAAGTGCCGGTACACATCATACGCGAAGGCATGGAAGAAGCTGAGCAGGACGAGACAGCTTTCGAAGCAGTTGTCTGCTCAGAAAACGAAACCGGCAAAGCCCAAAGCAAAGACGATCAACTCAACCTTACACGTCATGCCGGACTTGATCCGGTATCCAGAAAAGAGCCAGCGCTCACCGCCTACCCGAATCCGTTCAATCCACAGACAACCGTGTCGCTATCGCTCCCATCCACCCAGCACGTCCGCGTGGCGGTCTACGACATGCTCGGCCGGCAGGTAGCGCTCATCCACAACGGGATGCTGGATGCCAACCAATCCCACAGCTTCACTTTTGATGCCGCAAAGCTCCGAAGCGGCGCTTACCTGGTGCGTGTGCAAGGTGAGAGCTTTGTCCAGAGCCGGCGCATCAGCCTCGTGAAGTAA
- the fabG gene encoding 3-oxoacyl-[acyl-carrier-protein] reductase, which translates to MKLDLTGKSTLVTGGTRGIGRAMVEAFAAAGARVAFTYRSSTETAEALKAELEAKGTEVLSFQGDAASFEGAQETIKSITDTWGSIDVVVNNAGVTRDGLMIRMSEEDWDTVIGTNLKSVFNFSKAAYRPMMKQRGGKIINISSVVGVMGNPGQANYAASKAGIIGFSKSLAKELGSRGVTVNVVAPGYVATDMTAALSDKAQEAMLGAVPLGRPASPEDVANSVLFLASPAADYITGHVLHVDGGLAM; encoded by the coding sequence ATGAAGCTGGATTTAACGGGTAAAAGTACCCTGGTAACTGGAGGAACGCGGGGCATTGGCCGCGCAATGGTTGAAGCATTTGCAGCAGCAGGTGCACGGGTTGCCTTTACATACCGCTCTTCTACCGAAACTGCTGAAGCACTCAAAGCTGAGCTTGAAGCAAAAGGCACGGAAGTACTGAGCTTCCAGGGAGATGCAGCTTCCTTCGAAGGCGCGCAGGAAACCATCAAGTCGATTACTGACACCTGGGGAAGCATCGACGTTGTCGTAAACAACGCCGGCGTAACCCGTGATGGCTTGATGATCCGCATGAGCGAAGAGGATTGGGACACCGTAATTGGGACCAACCTTAAAAGTGTTTTTAACTTCTCTAAAGCAGCTTATCGCCCGATGATGAAACAGCGCGGCGGTAAAATTATTAATATATCGTCAGTAGTAGGCGTAATGGGCAATCCGGGACAGGCTAATTATGCGGCATCAAAAGCCGGCATCATTGGATTTTCGAAGAGCCTTGCAAAAGAATTGGGCAGCCGTGGTGTCACGGTGAATGTTGTAGCCCCAGGATACGTTGCAACGGACATGACCGCTGCGCTTTCTGATAAAGCGCAGGAAGCTATGCTAGGGGCTGTACCCCTTGGTCGTCCGGCATCCCCCGAAGATGTAGCGAATAGTGTACTGTTTCTCGCATCTCCCGCTGCTGACTACATAACAGGCCATGTGCTCCATGTTGATGGAGGTCTTGCTATGTAG
- a CDS encoding DEAD/DEAH box helicase, which produces MSSDDSGRQRFTTVIDLTAKAQQTARQDRVVSSFSEPDPPLPDITIDELPPTIRKAVDTAGWDSLMAVQEKAIPYALEGRDLIVQSRTGSGKTGAFLLPLFDKIDPTIPETQALILCPTRELARQIHEEFTKMAGGEATEDGLRAALVYGGVRYKSQLSAFKQGAHVVIGTPGRIIDHLYRKSFSLHKLEALIFDEADEMLSMGFLPAMREMKKFLPRKRQSLMFSATMPPRVRTLAEEFLNEPGFLSLSVGQVSVDAIDHRYYQVDQMDKDRTLVKLFEMESPESAIIFVNTKRDVEYLAKFLRNYGFDASEISGDLDQKARERVMDRIRKGELRFLVATDVAARGIDISDLSHVFMFDVPQDPEYFVHRAGRTARAGKNGTNIVLTTPTEKTLLLRITRKFDIDIKACEIPSAEAVEEKMAEHATMMLQQRFRDKSNLERERLNQFVGMIEELVEEEPELLAMLVDEVYQKRNESLASEPMPEPKRSEDRRGGGGRNDKNKKRSSKQRHSRHR; this is translated from the coding sequence ATGTCATCTGATGATTCTGGTAGACAAAGGTTTACCACTGTAATTGATCTCACTGCCAAAGCGCAGCAAACTGCCCGGCAGGATCGCGTTGTATCCTCTTTTAGTGAACCGGACCCGCCCCTGCCGGATATCACTATTGATGAACTACCGCCAACCATTCGAAAGGCTGTTGATACCGCGGGATGGGATTCGCTCATGGCGGTCCAGGAAAAAGCAATCCCTTACGCACTCGAAGGCCGCGACCTTATTGTACAGTCGCGCACGGGTAGCGGTAAAACGGGTGCTTTCCTGCTGCCGCTTTTCGATAAAATTGACCCAACCATTCCCGAGACGCAGGCACTTATACTTTGCCCGACCCGCGAACTGGCCCGGCAAATACACGAGGAGTTTACCAAAATGGCCGGCGGCGAAGCCACCGAAGATGGCCTACGTGCAGCGCTCGTTTATGGCGGGGTGCGATACAAATCCCAACTCTCTGCCTTCAAGCAAGGCGCACACGTTGTGATTGGTACACCCGGACGTATTATCGACCACCTGTATCGCAAGAGTTTTTCGCTGCACAAGCTGGAAGCACTCATTTTTGATGAGGCGGACGAAATGCTCTCGATGGGCTTTTTGCCGGCGATGCGCGAAATGAAAAAGTTCTTGCCGCGCAAACGGCAATCGCTCATGTTCAGCGCAACAATGCCGCCGCGCGTACGCACCCTCGCAGAGGAATTCCTCAACGAGCCAGGCTTCCTGTCGCTTAGCGTTGGCCAGGTGAGTGTAGATGCTATTGATCACCGGTACTATCAGGTTGATCAAATGGACAAAGACCGGACGCTCGTCAAGCTTTTTGAAATGGAAAGCCCCGAGTCAGCCATCATCTTTGTAAACACCAAGCGTGATGTAGAGTACCTCGCCAAGTTTCTGCGCAACTACGGTTTCGACGCCAGCGAAATTTCCGGCGATCTCGACCAGAAAGCCCGCGAGCGCGTGATGGACCGTATCCGGAAAGGTGAACTGCGTTTCCTCGTAGCAACAGACGTTGCAGCGCGCGGCATTGATATTTCTGACCTGAGCCACGTGTTCATGTTCGACGTGCCGCAGGATCCGGAGTACTTCGTACACCGCGCCGGCCGCACAGCCCGTGCAGGTAAAAACGGGACCAACATTGTACTAACCACACCAACTGAAAAGACCTTGCTTCTTCGGATTACCCGGAAGTTCGACATCGATATCAAAGCGTGTGAAATTCCGAGCGCAGAAGCGGTTGAAGAAAAGATGGCGGAGCACGCAACAATGATGTTGCAGCAGCGCTTTCGAGACAAATCGAATTTGGAGCGCGAACGCTTGAACCAGTTTGTCGGCATGATCGAAGAACTGGTCGAAGAAGAGCCGGAGTTGCTGGCCATGCTGGTTGATGAAGTCTACCAGAAAAGGAACGAGTCACTGGCTTCCGAGCCGATGCCTGAGCCCAAGCGTTCCGAAGATCGCCGGGGAGGTGGAGGACGCAATGATAAAAATAAAAAGCGTTCCAGCAAACAGCGCCATTCTCGGCACCGCTAA
- a CDS encoding T9SS type A sorting domain-containing protein, translating into MRTTLFLTLLCLLVQPVFGQQYGHHLDWLNAVTDDTFINDVALDADELVYIVGSGLDNIDFDGPTITGQGGEASVDGATMFFAAYSPDGQLVMSRIISASIFSEGYGIAIGKSGDIYVAGIVRGIADFDGPNSTDKGGEVLTEKPELFIARYTASNNLVWVTTTNTFEGDGFQYPDASDYEDRIKLEVSLQGNVYVSAEYLQEGPVDFDGPHTKGQGGEIHLNIDSFVAKYDAQGALLWVNHILTETAYSGIVDLDVNHNDEVFIVGGFDARIDLDGLETNAQGGELITPQHKMFLAKYDVNGILQWATTPTGASTKGFGVEITPKGNIYAAGNFKGSVDFDGPFTTGQGGELVSTGAYRDYFLARYQPNGVLDWVNLIDTKSTCCDESRGPDIATGFSGVYAIGQFEREVDFDGPKAHGDGSRFFIPDAQSSFIAKYNHAGDFLWAKPGTSAGNYSRASSISVFGSDEHIAMTGHFVESFSFEGSTITGTPGAPQFWDYFVAKLNPNVFGQAPQPPYSIKPFTFFEAESHVFIHPEDIVASLVDSQGDEMPVESAIFTAVTADEELQHELLIDGCQFLGLPALLDEETNGHVYTIHMAATDRYGVTGEWQVPVHIIREGMEEAEQDETVFEAVVCSENETGQAQSSKDQLHLTRHAGLDPVSRKEPTLTAYPNPFNPQTTLSLSLPVAQHVRVAVYDMLGRQVALIHDGLLDANQSHSFTFDAAKLPSGAYLVRVQGEGFVQSRRISLVK; encoded by the coding sequence ATGCGAACCACACTTTTCCTCACGCTTCTCTGTTTGCTCGTACAGCCAGTTTTTGGTCAGCAATATGGGCATCACCTGGACTGGCTCAATGCAGTCACAGATGACACATTCATCAACGACGTAGCCCTCGACGCAGACGAATTAGTTTATATCGTTGGGTCTGGCCTTGACAATATAGATTTTGACGGACCAACGATAACAGGACAGGGCGGAGAGGCTTCCGTCGATGGTGCTACGATGTTCTTTGCTGCCTATTCCCCTGATGGTCAACTGGTCATGTCGCGCATAATCTCAGCCAGCATTTTTAGCGAAGGATACGGCATAGCCATTGGCAAATCGGGTGATATTTATGTAGCCGGCATCGTGCGGGGTATTGCTGATTTTGATGGCCCCAATAGTACCGATAAGGGAGGAGAGGTCCTCACCGAAAAACCCGAGCTTTTCATTGCCCGATACACCGCATCCAACAACCTGGTATGGGTAACAACAACAAATACCTTTGAAGGAGATGGCTTTCAGTATCCGGACGCATCTGACTACGAGGACCGCATCAAACTTGAAGTCAGTCTGCAGGGAAATGTCTACGTGTCCGCTGAGTATTTGCAGGAAGGGCCTGTCGACTTTGACGGCCCCCACACTAAAGGACAAGGGGGAGAGATCCATCTGAATATCGATTCATTTGTCGCCAAGTATGACGCGCAAGGTGCCCTGTTGTGGGTCAATCATATTCTGACTGAGACCGCCTATTCAGGAATTGTTGACCTGGACGTTAATCATAACGATGAGGTCTTCATTGTCGGAGGCTTTGATGCGCGCATCGATCTGGATGGCCTTGAAACCAATGCGCAGGGAGGCGAACTGATCACGCCCCAGCACAAAATGTTTTTGGCCAAATATGATGTGAATGGCATCTTGCAATGGGCAACAACACCAACCGGTGCATCAACAAAAGGATTTGGCGTCGAGATAACGCCTAAAGGGAATATTTATGCCGCCGGCAATTTTAAAGGCAGCGTAGATTTTGACGGCCCCTTTACAACAGGACAAGGAGGAGAACTGGTATCAACCGGGGCATACAGAGACTATTTTCTTGCCCGGTATCAACCAAACGGGGTACTGGATTGGGTCAACCTGATCGATACAAAATCCACGTGTTGTGATGAAAGCCGCGGCCCAGATATAGCAACAGGATTTTCCGGGGTGTACGCGATCGGACAATTTGAGCGTGAAGTTGATTTTGATGGCCCTAAAGCACACGGTGATGGCAGCAGATTTTTTATCCCGGACGCCCAAAGCTCGTTTATTGCCAAGTACAACCATGCCGGCGACTTCTTATGGGCCAAACCAGGTACAAGTGCCGGCAATTATAGCAGAGCCTCTTCCATTTCGGTGTTTGGGTCAGATGAGCACATCGCCATGACTGGACATTTTGTAGAAAGCTTCTCATTCGAAGGATCTACGATTACAGGTACACCGGGTGCCCCCCAATTCTGGGATTATTTTGTTGCCAAACTCAATCCCAACGTTTTTGGTCAGGCACCACAACCGCCTTATTCAATAAAGCCTTTTACCTTCTTCGAAGCTGAGTCCCACGTCTTCATCCACCCCGAAGACATCGTTGCCAGCCTGGTTGATTCACAAGGTGATGAGATGCCCGTCGAATCAGCTATCTTCACCGCCGTCACAGCAGACGAAGAACTCCAACACGAGTTGCTCATCGACGGCTGCCAGTTCCTCGGCCTGCCGGCTTTGCTTGATGAAGAAACCAACGGCCACGTCTACACCATCCACATGGCAGCGACCGACCGCTACGGCGTAACCGGTGAATGGCAGGTGCCGGTACACATCATACGCGAAGGCATGGAAGAAGCTGAGCAAGACGAGACTGTGTTTGAGGCCGTCGTCTGCTCAGAAAACGAAACCGGCCAGGCCCAAAGCAGCAAGGACCAGCTACACCTTACACGTCATGCCGGACTTGATCCGGTATCCAGAAAAGAGCCAACACTCACCGCCTACCCAAACCCATTCAATCCACAGACAACCCTGTCGCTATCGCTCCCAGTCGCCCAGCACGTCCGCGTCGCAGTCTACGACATGCTGGGCCGGCAGGTAGCGCTCATCCACGACGGATTGCTGGATGCCAACCAATCCCACAGCTTCACCTTCGATGCCGCGAAGCTCCCAAGCGGCGCTTATCTGGTGCGGGTGCAGGGTGAGGGCTTTGTCCAGAGCCGGCGCATCAGCCTGGTGAAGTAA
- a CDS encoding T9SS type A sorting domain-containing protein, protein MKYLRLALTIAVLCICVPASAQFPTELQWLYGITGDYYPRDMVISPDGDIYTVGVISSAADLNGPAIPGGEIQVKGTHQMIVKYSASGDILWTRLLKQDGSIYIKLGPAQEVYLTGTVAGWIDLDGPSLTGQGGERYMGESRAIFIAQYTSDNTFNWVKKINAHSIYGNEFDVSPDGSLYLRGHFWDVVDFDGQLNTGQGGELYADDMGYFVAKFSSNGSFLWTKQIVPETNGSSHVTKGIRAGTNNELYILYHSRGYIDLDGPTITDQGGEWDVPSDELLLAKYAATGNLEWVTHTVSPKGNFWVEDLDVGPDGYVYVAGSVRGRIDFDGPYKTGQGGEFTAVAFSDMFIAKFTAHGDFERVITATGPDFDQAKDVSVSASAIYLTGYFQEAIDFDGPNTQAAGGEVTGQILQNLFLVSYTHDGDFLWVKTSEGGFGENIGYYLDANENDQLAFYGHVIDPASFEGAEIINTFQFISLLDKAGLTEYEEPTPPYHIDPVVFYEVEAESHVFIHPEDIVTSLVDSQGGEMPVESAIFTAVTADEELEDELLMDGCQFLGLPALLDEETNGRVYTVHMAATDRYGVTGEWQVPVHIIREGMEEAEQDETAFEAVVCSENETGQAQSKDDQLNLTRHAGLDPVSRKEPTLTAYPNPFNPQTTLSLSLPVTQHVRVAVYDMLGRQVALIHDGLLYANQSHSFTFDATKLPSGAYLVRAQGEGFVQSRRISLVK, encoded by the coding sequence ATGAAATACCTACGTCTAGCTCTCACAATCGCCGTACTTTGTATCTGCGTTCCAGCTTCCGCACAATTCCCAACTGAATTACAATGGCTGTATGGCATAACAGGGGACTATTACCCCAGGGACATGGTCATTAGTCCTGATGGGGATATTTACACGGTTGGCGTCATTTCTAGCGCGGCCGATTTGAACGGGCCGGCAATACCCGGAGGTGAAATACAGGTAAAAGGGACGCATCAAATGATCGTCAAATACAGCGCAAGCGGAGATATTCTGTGGACACGGCTGCTCAAGCAAGACGGATCGATTTATATCAAGCTTGGCCCTGCGCAAGAAGTGTACTTGACTGGCACAGTTGCCGGCTGGATAGACCTGGATGGCCCCTCCCTCACAGGCCAGGGCGGAGAACGCTACATGGGCGAATCCCGAGCAATTTTTATCGCGCAGTACACATCAGACAATACATTCAACTGGGTAAAAAAGATAAACGCCCACTCAATTTACGGAAATGAGTTTGATGTCAGTCCGGATGGCAGCCTGTATCTAAGGGGACATTTCTGGGACGTCGTTGATTTTGACGGGCAGCTGAATACGGGCCAAGGTGGGGAGTTGTATGCAGATGACATGGGCTATTTTGTAGCCAAGTTTTCATCAAACGGATCATTTTTGTGGACCAAACAGATTGTACCCGAGACCAATGGCAGCTCGCATGTAACCAAGGGTATTCGCGCCGGCACGAACAATGAACTCTATATCCTCTACCACTCAAGAGGTTATATAGATCTTGATGGCCCAACAATCACAGACCAGGGTGGGGAATGGGATGTACCGAGCGATGAGTTACTTCTCGCAAAATACGCTGCAACCGGTAACCTGGAATGGGTCACGCACACCGTGTCACCTAAAGGCAATTTCTGGGTCGAAGATTTGGATGTTGGTCCTGATGGATATGTCTATGTTGCCGGGTCCGTACGAGGCCGTATTGATTTTGATGGCCCATACAAAACAGGACAGGGCGGAGAGTTTACAGCCGTAGCGTTTAGCGATATGTTTATAGCAAAGTTTACGGCGCACGGAGATTTTGAAAGAGTAATCACAGCCACCGGCCCAGACTTTGATCAAGCAAAGGACGTATCCGTAAGTGCCTCAGCTATTTACCTTACCGGATATTTTCAGGAAGCTATCGATTTTGATGGCCCCAACACCCAGGCGGCAGGTGGTGAAGTCACGGGACAAATACTGCAAAACCTGTTTCTGGTAAGCTATACCCACGACGGTGATTTCTTATGGGTCAAAACTTCAGAGGGAGGGTTTGGTGAAAATATCGGATACTACCTTGATGCCAACGAAAATGACCAGCTTGCCTTTTATGGTCATGTTATCGACCCGGCTTCTTTTGAAGGTGCTGAAATCATAAACACCTTTCAGTTTATCTCCTTGCTCGACAAAGCCGGACTAACAGAATACGAAGAACCCACACCGCCTTATCATATCGACCCGGTTGTGTTTTATGAAGTCGAAGCTGAATCCCACGTCTTCATCCACCCCGAAGACATCGTCACCAGTCTGGTTGATTCACAGGGCGGTGAAATGCCCGTCGAGTCCGCCATCTTCACCGCCGTCACAGCGGACGAGGAGTTGGAAGATGAACTACTCATGGACGGCTGCCAGTTCCTCGGCCTGCCAGCTTTGCTTGATGAAGAAACCAACGGCCGCGTCTACACCGTCCACATGGCAGCCACCGACCGCTACGGCGTAACTGGTGAATGGCAGGTCCCAGTACACATCATCCGCGAAGGCATGGAAGAAGCTGAGCAAGACGAGACAGCCTTCGAAGCCGTCGTCTGCTCAGAAAACGAAACCGGCCAGGCCCAAAGCAAAGACGATCAACTCAACCTGACACGTCATGCCGGACTTGATCCAGTATCCAGAAAAGAGCCGACGCTCACCGCCTACCCAAATCCATTTAACCCGCAGACAACCCTGTCGCTATCGCTCCCAGTCACCCAGCACGTCCGCGTCGCCGTCTACGACATGCTCGGCCGGCAGGTAGCGCTCATCCACGACGGATTGCTGTATGCCAACCAATCCCACAGCTTCACCTTCGATGCCACAAAGCTCCCAAGCGGTGCTTATCTCGTGAGGGCGCAAGGCGAGGGTTTTGTCCAGAGCCGGCGCATTAGCCTGGTGAAGTAG
- a CDS encoding ECF-type sigma factor — translation MAGTTSQAVTVLLNRVSVDASVNADAVVSAVYDELRGMAHKYLLQERQHHTLNTTALVHEAYLKLVDQTQVTAKGRAYFFGAAARAMRQILVDHARRRTRLKRGGKERALSLDEQHIAVEAFASHLVDLDEALQLLADRSPRQAKVVECRFFGGLKMDEIAQVLEISERTALRDWQLAKAWLFIQLEEQ, via the coding sequence ATGGCCGGCACGACTTCCCAGGCTGTGACCGTCTTGCTCAATCGCGTATCTGTGGATGCAAGCGTGAACGCTGATGCCGTGGTTAGCGCGGTGTATGACGAACTGCGGGGTATGGCGCATAAATACCTCTTACAGGAGCGCCAACACCACACGCTCAACACCACCGCGCTGGTACACGAAGCTTATCTGAAGCTGGTGGATCAAACCCAGGTGACTGCAAAAGGCCGTGCGTATTTTTTCGGTGCTGCTGCCCGGGCTATGCGGCAAATCCTGGTAGACCACGCGCGCCGTCGCACCCGGCTCAAACGGGGCGGCAAAGAACGCGCGTTGTCGCTGGATGAACAACACATCGCGGTAGAGGCATTTGCCTCTCATCTCGTGGATCTTGATGAAGCCTTGCAATTGTTAGCCGACCGCAGTCCGCGTCAGGCGAAAGTGGTTGAGTGCCGGTTTTTTGGTGGGTTGAAAATGGACGAAATCGCCCAGGTGCTGGAAATTTCTGAGCGTACCGCTTTGCGCGACTGGCAGTTGGCTAAGGCGTGGTTGTTTATCCAGTTGGAAGAACAGTAA